Within the Calypte anna isolate BGI_N300 unplaced genomic scaffold, bCalAnn1_v1.p scaffold_147_arrow_ctg1, whole genome shotgun sequence genome, the region TTCCAATTTATCACGTCATCACtgcatccacacaggagagaagttgtatccctgcactcactgtgggaaagccCTCAGCAATAGCACCTCTTGCTAATTCCCAGCCATCTGGAATTTCACCCAACACCTACGAATCCATACAGGTGAACATCCCTACGAGTGTCCTGAATGTGGGAAGAGCTTTGTCAGGAGCTCTGATCTCATCAGGCATCGTCTCTTCCACACAGGAGAGTAACCCTACTCGTGTCCCCACTGCTGCAAGAGCTTCAGGCGAAGCTCCCATTTGCTGAATCATCAGCGACTCCATAGGGGTGAATGAtcctaaagctgctcccagtgtggAAAGAGTTTTTACCAGAGCTACGATCTTATCTCTCACCACCAGACCCACCAGGTCACCACTTTTTCCAAGCTTTAGAGTTTCCAAGTTTCCACATCTTTagattctttgaaaacaaacaaggtaAAAGAAGGAAGTGATTGTCACGATGACACACTCGTCAGGGGAGGTGTCTGAATGCGCCCAggtctatttctttttttagttagGAAACACCCATATGGAGCATTTTAGTGTGACTTTGCAGTAGgagttgaaaagaaaacaggactAAAAATCTGGGATTGTGTCATGCTGCTTAAAGCaatggaagcaaaacaactggcaactGTGGAAAGACACTGCTTCTTCAAAGCAGCAAAGGCTTAGCAAGCAGCTTGTAACAATGCAACCGCCCGCAATATCTGAGTTCTTTCGTTTACAGGATGATGCAACACACATTGTGCTGCAGTCAGTGCCACACAGGAGGATGAAATAGAGGAAGTAGAAAAGTTGTTTTGAAGGTGAGGGGATTCCACATCTCTGCAGTGGTAGATGTAGCTCTCAAGACTGAGTAGGAAAGGAGAAGTCTGCCTCACAGAATATTCAGTACTCTGAATGTGCACATGCAAAGAGCAGCCAACATTGATTTACTAAGGTGAAGTCTTGCTTGACTAACTTGATATCCTTCTACAAAGGGATGACCAAATGggcagatgaagggagagcagtggatgtcatatactttgacttcagtaaagctgtAGACACTGTCTCTCATAACATTCTCATAACGAAACTTAAGAAATGAGGCACAGATGATTGGACTGTGAGGTGGATTTGTAACTGGGTCAACAGCTGAATTGAGTGTTGTGATGAGTGGCACAgagtcaagttggaggcctgtgCCCAGTGGTGTTCCCCCGGGATCAGAACTGTGTCCACTTCTTGCCCATATATTCATCAAcgacctggatgaggggatgtcagcaagttcactgatgataAGAAGCTGAGAGAAGTGGCTGAGACTAAATCCAAAAGAGTTGATCCAGTACTTCATCCAAAAATTCTGATTCTCTTAATAATCCCCACgtggggtgggacaaaaggcactttcaccccctttgtggatgaagccacgctggggaagcccttgagcaacctcatctggttcatcctgccttgagcagagcactcagacaaggagatgctcaggggtctcttccagcctgaggtattctgggattcagaatgatctggagggtcatggcAATTATCTGTAGAGTCACGGAGCAGGAGGAGCATGGGGAGCTCATCCTCaagcagctccaagagacactactgctgactgaggctgatgctgtggatgggattaagaagtgagttccatggggacaggggcagggttggcttcagttgggtgggatcatagaatcatggaatgggtttttttggaactagatgatcttttacccttccaacccaacccattccatggtTCCGtcattctgtgacacagtcccaggCAGTTCCAGGCCTAGGAGTCtccagccaccaccagggctttgtgatgcagggtctggtgcctggacaccattgtcatgggggtctctgTGGTGACCCTGGGGGTATATAAGGGCTGTGGAGACCTGTGGTACCCATATCTGGGAGaacacctccctcaggagtcagcagctgccctgggtgaccatggaatgtctgtggcagaaaatgcccaagatgcccctggagaaggaggtggaagcctgctgccagccctccacaagaccccaaggtcagtgactgaaggaagggccagaacagaagttcccctgcagtctgtggggagaggaggagctgtcccctgcagcccatggaggggcagatgtggatctgcagccctggagtgTCCTGGTTTTGGCCAGGATATACCTATTTTCCTGTCccgtaattttgctttcagctaagtctcctGTATGCAGCTGCACTCagtgaaattaacagcaagtttctcagacaatGTCTGCATCTTGGACTGATAATGCTCGATATTAACCTTTGCACCCCACCAGCCACGAGTGATTGCTCCATTGtacatttgtaaaattttattgaGTATCTTATTAATGAAAACAACCAAGTGATATCGAACCTCAGGCTAGTGTGCCCCCACCCAGATTTGCAGTCACAACCATCTGGACAATGAAGTGTAATCTGTGGCTATAAATGTTCTCAAAAAGCCACCTAGTTGAAAAGGGttcttttcacctcaaaatgACACAATCCCAGCCTATCTCTCCCGTTTACTTTAAAACTCCTGCTGCAAAGTCATAATAAAATGCTCCATATGGGTGTTCCCTACCAAATAATAGAAACAGACATGGCCCTCTCCTGCCATGTCCACTGAGGAGTGTGTCATAATCActtgcttgcaaaaaaaaaaacccaacatcttAAAGATGTCAAAGCATGGAAACTCTCAAGCTTGGAAAATGTGGTGACCTTGACCAGGCCCCTTCATTTCTGGTGATGGTTGAGGTGGGTCTGGTGATGAGAGATGAGATCATAGCtctggtaaaaactcttctcacactgggagcagctttagggtCGATCACCCCTATGGAGCTGCTGATGATTCAGCAAATGGGAGCTTCGCctgaagctcttggagcagtGGGGACACGAGTAGggcttctctcctgtgtgggTGAGACGATGCCTGATGAGATCAGAGCTCCTGacaaagctcttcccacagtcaggacacttgtagggacgttcacctgtatggatccgtaggtgttgGGTGAAATTCCAGATGGCTgggaagcccttcccacactggggacacgtgtagggtttttcctcagtatggacatgttggtgattaatccaagaggtgctaTTGCTGAGggctttcccacagtgagtgcagggatacaacttctctcctgtgtggatgcgGTGATGACGT harbors:
- the LOC103533044 gene encoding LOW QUALITY PROTEIN: zinc finger protein 436 (The sequence of the model RefSeq protein was modified relative to this genomic sequence to represent the inferred CDS: substituted 1 base at 1 genomic stop codon), whose translation is MSYTCPDCGKGFSRNSAFIKHQRVHTGEKPFKCSECGKEFTQSSSLSQHLRVHMGEKPYKCLECGKEFTRSSSLLEHQRIHTGERPYKCLECGKVFSRSSNLSRHHRIHTGEKLYPCTHCGKALSNSTSWINHQHVHTEEKPYTCPQCGKGFPAIWNFTQHLRIHTGERPYKCPDCGKSFVRSSDLIRHRLTHTGEKPYSCPHCSKSFRRSSHLLNHQQLHRGDRPXSCSQCEKSFYQSYDLISHHQTHLNHHQK